The genomic stretch GGGGCAGTATTGAGGCCTTCGAAGGCCGCCGCCGCCGTCACATGGGGAATCTTCGTCTGGTCCCAGATGCGTGTGGTCTCACTCGGACCCGCGTGGGTCGGTTCGGGGAACTTGAACGCGACTCCATCGCGTCGCCCCACGATGAAGACCCGCTTCCGAAGCTGCGGGACGCCGTAGTCCGCCGCCAGCAGTGTCTTCCACTGTGGGTTGTAGCCCAGCTCGGTCAGCGCCGCGAGGAGCTGCGAGAAGGCGCCCTGGTGGGTCTTGTAGGTCAGGGCCTGCACATTCTCGAGGACGAAGGCCTCCGGCCGTGACTGCGCGACAACCCGCACATACTCCTCAAGCAGCGATGCGTTCGGGTCCCGTGACTCGCGCTTCTCGGCGAGCCAAAAGCCGGACTTCGAGAACGGAGTGCAGGGCGGGCCGCCTACGACGAGTGCGGCGTCCCCTTCGGAGAGGGAACCCGCCCGGAGCAGGTCGGAGGTCGTCGTCTCCCGGATGTCGCCGGGGAGGGTGACGGTCCCCGGGAGGTTCAGCGCGAGGGTGTCGAGAGCTTGCGGGGCGTAGTCCGTCGCGACTGCGACATGGAAGGGACCAGGAGTGGGCCGCGTCGGTGCGGTGAGCGGGCGATCGGCCACTCGCTCGACAGCAAGATCAAGGCCACCTGCGCCAGCGAAAAGGCTGATGACGGGGAGTTTCGAGCCCGTGGAAGCGGGTGTTGCGTCAGGCGCTGCGGGCATGCGGATCATCGTATCGCGAGCTCACGACAGCGAGGATGTTCGCGCCCGGCGTGCGAGCTGTCCACCGGTCGTCAGATCAGGTAGGCCGTCAAGTTCTCGTTGCTGTTCTTCCAGCTCCGGCAGTTGGGGTGCGTCGCGAGCCAGCCTCGGATGCCAGTGAGAGCACCGATGACCTCCTGCAGCAGACTGATCTGCTGGTGGATGAAGGTGCGATCGGTCATGTCGCTACGCACCTCATGGGCAGGCTTCTGGCGAGCCTTCCGAATCTTTCGGAGCGGCGCGAGCACCGTCGTCGCCTCGGAGGTCGTCACGCCGTGCGCCAGCATGAAGTGCTGCAGTCGGTTGAGGGACCCGATTCGTTGTCCCCCCTTGTCGATGGCCGGGACGCCAGCAGTGTCGAAGAAATGGTGGCGCAGGTTGTCCGAGAGCACCTTGTCGAGCTGGAGCACGAAGTCGTCCCACTCCCGCTGAGACGGACGAAGTAGCCAGCCGAGGTCTGCCGGTCGTTCGGTCACGCGGAACAGGGGCTCGCCGAAGGCCATGGTCGATAGCTGACACAGGTTCTCGATCTCCATGAACAGGTGCGAGAACGGTCCGACCTCCTCGACCCAGTGCCCCATCTGCGACTGCCACCAGATGGGGTGCGGCTGCAGGTTGTCATCCGGGACTCGGTATGTCTCCCACCGTCGCTGATGCTCGGGAGTCAGTGTGATGAGGTCGCAGTAGAACACCGCGACCCGCCTCGCGATGGGCGACTCTGGATCCTGGGCGTCATAGCCAGACAGGTCGTAGGCGAAGCCAATGTGGCTCAGGCCAACATGATCCCGCTCGAACACCTCAGCATCGTCGGAGGCCTCGTCAGTGAGCCACATGCTCGCACCGGCGTCGCCAAAGCCGAAGCGGAAGCGACTGTCGTTGCGGTACTGCTCGAGGACGGCGAACTCGAAGTACGCCAGTTCGAGGGTCCCTTTGCCCCGTGCCATTGCGCGCGCGAAGGGCCGACCTGCCATCCGGGCGGGCAGTCGAACGCCCTTCATGCCTGCAGGGGTCGGGTATAGACAGACGCCGTAGCCGTCGGGCGTCAGCGACTCGAGGTCTTGCACCTGGTCGTCGAGGGTTCGACGCGAGGGCCAAGGCCGGATGTGGATGTTCATGTAGTCCGCTTCGGTCACCACCTGTAGGAAACCGGCCCTCAAGAGTTCCAGCCCGGGACCTCGCGACACTTCCACATCTCCGCCGTGAATGTGCAGTCCGTTGAACTCCCGGGAGTCAAGGAAACGCTTGCGCACTCGCTGCATAAGAGCATGCGCCTCTGTACTGAGTTCGATCGGCGGTCGCATATTTCCTCCGGAAGTCCTGAACGGGAGCGTACAGGCAGCCAGCGACAACGGCTGGGTGTCAACTACCGATCGTTGGTTTCCGCTTCGCTCGATTCGCTCGTTCTGATTGCAGCGCCTCCGTTACAACCCCAAGAGCGGTGTCGATAAACGGTGGCACCACGCTCCGATATGCAGCCATGTCAACAACTCAAGACGAAGGAGCGGATGATGACAGATTACGGATACGGGCGTGTGAGCACCGACCGGCAAGACCTCGAAGCGCAGCAGGCGGCGCTTCTACGCTACGGCGTAGCGCCCGAGTTCATCGAGGTCGAGAAGATCACTTCACGCAAGGCGCAGCGGCCGGGTCTGGAGCGTGTTCTGGCTGAGCTGAGCCGAGGTGACCGCCTGCACTGCGTGAAGCTCGACCGACTTGGCAGGAGCATGCACGAGCTGACTGATCTGGCAGCCAGCCTCGATGAGCGTGGGGTCACGCTCGTCATCGGCGGGGTCCCGCACGATCCAACTACCGCAACCGGGCGTCTTCTCTTCAATGCCCTAGCGATGGTCGCTGAGTTCGAGCGCGACATGACGGCCGAGCGCACGAAGGATCGGCTTGCGCACAAAAAAGCCAAGGGTGAATCAGTTGGCCGGCCGTCCGCTCTGAGTGTGCGGCAGAAAGCCGAGGCCGTGAAGGCGCACGAAGCTGGACTGTCGAAGGTCCGCATCGCAAAGATATACGGGGTGGCCCGCGCCACCGTGTCCAAGGCTATCGAAGCTGCCAAGGATGATGCGGCCATCGCCGCTGATCCCGAGTTGCGCAAGCAGGTGAGACTCCTGCTCCAAGAGGAGCGAGCGCTCGTCCGTCGACTAGAGGAAGCCACGGCGATCGCACGGATCGAGAAAGACGCCAAGAGACAGGAAAAGTCCGATGGCTGACCGCAGGAAGCTCACGACCTTCTTCAATCGGTTCCTCCGAGAGGAAACCGCCCAGGGCTACATCCGGAGTGCTGGCACCTACTCGACGGTGATGTCGCTCAACGGCGTTCCCGTGCTCCTCCTGGAGGCAACGAGGCTCGCAAGTCGCTGGGCGCAGCTTGATGTCCCCTACGAGTCGGTGACCATTTGGCCGGTGTTCACCGAAACCGACTCGTACTTCGTGACCTTCCGCAACCCCAGCACGGGAATGGTCGACAACCTGCCCGTCCCGTTCCATTTGCCCGGGCGGTACCACTTCGAGAGCTACCAGCGGTGGCTTGAGGACGCGCAGGCCGCGCAGATGCAATCCGTAGAGAAGCAGTTCAACAAGATGAATAGGAGTTGGTGGTCATGAGCAAGTTCAACGACCAGATGAAGCAGCACGCAAAGAACGCGGTCCGCTCGGCCTGGAGGCGTCTCCCGTGGCACTACAAGCCCGTAGTGCTCATCGCAGGTCTCGTGATGGTGATGTATGTGATTCAGGGGGTGTTGAGCTTGTTCGTTCAATAGCAGAAGTGAAGGGTCGGGGTTCCGTGAAGGTCGCCCCGGCCCTTTGCTGTGCCCGGAACGGCCGTAGCAGTGCGCCTGAGGCGCTTCCCTGCGTACGGCGAGGAGGCGCAACCCGTAGGCGTGACCGCGTTCCTATGGCGCTCCTAGTCGCTTCCTCGGCAGCACAACAATCTCCTACCGCCAGAGCGGATCAACGCGCGAAGCGAACTGCTCAGCGCTCTGGCGCCCTGCCTTACCCTTCCTGATGCCCACCCATTGCAGCTCGCCTCGCAGCAGCCGGTTAAGCTCGGCGGTCTCCTCGTCCGTGGCTGCGAAGGGTAGCTCCTGCACCCGGCCATCGCTGCGCTGCCGCTCGGTACCTGACGCCCAGGCATTGCCGCTCTCTTCCGCCTCTGCCTCTCCGAAGTTCGAACCCGCGCTGCTGGTGGGAGTCGGCGTCACTCGAAGGAACTGACCCTGCATGTCCAGCAGCGCTTCGAGTGCGTCGCTCGATCGGCGGAGAGGGCTGGGAGGGGCAGACTGCGCAGCGATGAGGGCGTTCAGCTCAGCCTCCAACTTGTCAGCGAGTCGACTGTGCTCCTGCGAGCGGGGGAAGGCAATCTCCTGCGGCAGTCTCCCTTCGTCGTAGGCGTCCATCAGCTCCTTACTCTTGCGCCGATGGGTCTGGATCGCTTCGTGGACAGACGGGTCGTCAGCGATGACCGGCTGGTGCTCCTCGACCTTCTGCTGCTGGTTCCGGTAGGCACGCTCCGCCACGAGCCGAATGAGGTACTGCTCCAAGAGTCCCGCTGAGATGGCCAGGTGGCCCTTCTTGCAGCCGTAGAGTGCACGGCTTCGAGTTCCAGACGGCAATTGACCGTAGAGCGGCTTCGCGCAAAGACCGCACACGAGAAGCCCGGCAAGGGGCCAGCTCCCCGTTCGAAGCTTCTTCTGCGACAGGCGACCGAGCATGCCGAGCACCTGGTTGCGCTCTTCCAGGCTGATGATGGGCTCCCAAGTGCCCATCACCAAATCACCTTCTTCTGTGCGGACAGGTTCTCGTTGGTAGGTACGCACGCCGGCCGTACGCCAACCGGTGAGCACTCGACGGACGGTGAGCCACTCCCACTCGTTACCGGCGGAGTTCAATACGCCTGCCGAGTTCCACTCGTTCTGTACCTGGCCGATGGATGCCCCACGCTTCACCATCTCGATGCCCTGCCGGATGTGCTGCGCCTCGTTCTCTCGAATCGTGACCCCATCCGTCTCCCAGCCGAATGGCCGCTGCCACTGGAGCTTGGGTCGGCCAGCAAAAGCGTTGCGCCGGAAGGTGACCTTCTGCCGTGTGGAGATGTTCCGTGCTTCTTGCGCAGCGAACGCGGCAAGAACGCGGGCGTTGAGAATGCCGGAGTCGGTTGACAAGTCGTAGAGAGCGGTGCGGACGGTCAGGAACCGTAGCTTGTGCTTGTCAGCCAGGTCGATTAGTCGTTCAAGTTCGATAGGACGGCGGGTGATTCGGTCGTCGGAGTAGGCCACAATTGTGTCGAACTCTCCGGCCGCCGCCGCCGCAAGCATCGCCTCGTATTCTGGACGCTCTGTTGCCTTGGATCTCTCGGACGCCCCGGTCCCGTCCTTCTCCCGGTACTCGGCAACGACTTCGAGACCGTGCTCCTCGGCGAGCTTCCTACTCAGCCGGATTTGCTCGCCAACGGTCGCGCCGCCATCGTTCTTGTCCCGGCTGATCCTGCCGTAGAGTGCCGCGCGACTCCCGGTACTTCCCGCCATGGGCTCGAATGTACATGAAGAGCAACGCCGAATCAGCTCGGCGTGGACTTCAACGCCCGGCTGCTCGCCGCCGTGAAGGACGTCTTCACCGAGGTCGACGCCGCTCCCGCAGCGGTCTGAGAAGGGGGGACCGGCTCCCGGTCCCCCCTTCTGCCGACACCCGCTCTGGGGCAGCGGGGCGGGGAACGTGCCGGGTACCGTCGGAACGCACTGATGGCCCCCGCACACACCAGGAGTTCCCCGTGACGCTGCCGGCCGCCGGCTGGTTCCCGGACCCACAGGACACCGCGCGACTGCGGTGGTGGGACGGTCACGCCTGGGGTGAGGCGACCCGGGTGCTCCCCCGCGAGGCACCGGACCCCGTCGTCCCCGTCCTCGCCGCGATGCCGGCCGGGCCGGCGTTCTCCGTCGAGGCGTCCGCCCGTGTCGTCGAGGCCCACTCCTGGGCGTACGGCAGCAGCGACCGACGGGTCTGCCTGTTCGCGGTGCTGGCCGTCGTGGCCGCGATCGTGTCCCTCGTCGTGAACCCCTGGGGGCTCGCCAGTCTGCTCGGCATCGCCGCGGGCCTGGTCGCCCTGGTCCGTCCGGGCGCCACCGGTCCCTGGCGGGTCGTCGGGCAGAGCATCGGAGCGTCCGCGCTCGTGCTCGCCGTCGCGACCGGGGTCGTCGTGGCGAACGGGCACCTGCACCTGTTCTGAGTCCGGCCTCCGTCCGGCCGTCAGGCTCCGATCAGTCGTCCGACGGCCGCCGACGCTGCTGCTTCGTGGCGGACCGCTGCTGCTTGCCCGCCAGGCGTCGGCGCTGTGAGCCCCGTGTCGGCCGGGTCGGACGCCGTGCCGGGGCCGGCGGGGCGAGCGCTTCCCGCAGGAGCTCGCGGAGCGCGTCGAGCGCAGCCTCGCGGTTGCGCAGTTGCGACCGCCGCTCGGACACCGTCACGGTGATCGTCCCGGCAGCCGTCCGCCGACCGGTCCGCTCGAGGATCCGCGTCCGCTGCTCCTCGGTCACCGCCGACGACCCCGCGACGTCCCAGGTCAGCTGGACACGACTGTCCGAGGTGTTGACGTGCTGTCCCCCGGCGCCGGACGACCGCGAGAACCGCCACCGCAGTTCCGACTCGGGGATCGTGAGCCCCGGCCCCACCTCGAGGTCCATGCGCCCAGGGTCCCACGGCCAGGGCTCCGCGGGCCCGCGCTCCGCCTACCGCCGCGCCCGCGGGTGCGCCGTCTGGTACACGTCCCGCAGCATGTCCGCCGTCACCAGCGTGTAGATCTGCGTCGTCGCCACACTGGCGTGCCCGAGCAGCTCCTGCACCACCCGGACGTCCGCGCCGCCCTCGAGCAGGTGTGTGGCGAACGAGTGCCGGAAGGTGTGCGGCGACACGTGTGCCGCCAGTTCGGCCCGCTCCGCCGCCGCCTGGATGACGAGCCAGGCGCTCTGCCGCGACAGCCGGGCTCCGCGGGCACCGAGGAACAGCGCCGGCGTCGCGGTCCCCCGGGCGGCGAACACCGGCCGTGCCCGCACCAGGTACGCGTCGACCGCAGCCCGGGCGTAGCTGCCGAGCGGCACGATCCGCTGCTTGTTCCCCTTGCCGGTGACCCGCACCACGGAGACGTCGGTGTCCTCGTCCGAGACCTCGTCCACGTCGGCGAGGGTCGTCACGTCGTCGACGGAGAGACCCACCGCTTCCGAGATCCGGGCACCGGTCGCGTAGAGCAGTTCCAGGAGCGCCCGGTCCCGGAGCTGCACCGGGTCGTCGCCCACGACGGAGCCGATCAGCCGCTCCATGTCGTGCACGGAGATCGCCTTCGGCAGCCGCATCGGTGCCTTCGGCGGGCGGACCGAGGCTCCCGGGTCGAGCGGCAGCCAGCCCTCCCCGGCCGCGAACGCCGAGAACGAGCGCACCGAGCTGAGCATCCGCGCGACCGACCTCGGCGCCAGCGGCCCCTCCGGACGGGTGGTGAGGTACTGCACGAACCCGGCGAGGTCCGCGCGCGCCAGACGTCCGACGTCCTCGAGCACCCCGGCCCCGCCGGCACGGTCTGCGCCGCTGGAGTCGACGACCGGCTGCGTGCCGATCCACTCGCCGAACGTCGCGAGGTCGCGCCGGT from Curtobacterium sp. MCLR17_032 encodes the following:
- a CDS encoding DNA cytosine methyltransferase yields the protein MPAAPDATPASTGSKLPVISLFAGAGGLDLAVERVADRPLTAPTRPTPGPFHVAVATDYAPQALDTLALNLPGTVTLPGDIRETTTSDLLRAGSLSEGDAALVVGGPPCTPFSKSGFWLAEKRESRDPNASLLEEYVRVVAQSRPEAFVLENVQALTYKTHQGAFSQLLAALTELGYNPQWKTLLAADYGVPQLRKRVFIVGRRDGVAFKFPEPTHAGPSETTRIWDQTKIPHVTAAAAFEGLNTAPEVGELVEGKYGELAAEIPGGQNYLWHTDRYGGRDEFEWRSRYWTFLLRLAADKPSSTLQAQPGPYVGPFHWENGVNSSGEERARRLRVPELLRLMTFPDNFRLVGSRADIQRQLGNAVPMELGKAVLRALTLQLGYVDAETDSDERLVRSMSSSVLIS
- a CDS encoding recombinase family protein; translated protein: MMTDYGYGRVSTDRQDLEAQQAALLRYGVAPEFIEVEKITSRKAQRPGLERVLAELSRGDRLHCVKLDRLGRSMHELTDLAASLDERGVTLVIGGVPHDPTTATGRLLFNALAMVAEFERDMTAERTKDRLAHKKAKGESVGRPSALSVRQKAEAVKAHEAGLSKVRIAKIYGVARATVSKAIEAAKDDAAIAADPELRKQVRLLLQEERALVRRLEEATAIARIEKDAKRQEKSDG
- a CDS encoding recombinase family protein, whose translation is MAGSTGSRAALYGRISRDKNDGGATVGEQIRLSRKLAEEHGLEVVAEYREKDGTGASERSKATERPEYEAMLAAAAAGEFDTIVAYSDDRITRRPIELERLIDLADKHKLRFLTVRTALYDLSTDSGILNARVLAAFAAQEARNISTRQKVTFRRNAFAGRPKLQWQRPFGWETDGVTIRENEAQHIRQGIEMVKRGASIGQVQNEWNSAGVLNSAGNEWEWLTVRRVLTGWRTAGVRTYQREPVRTEEGDLVMGTWEPIISLEERNQVLGMLGRLSQKKLRTGSWPLAGLLVCGLCAKPLYGQLPSGTRSRALYGCKKGHLAISAGLLEQYLIRLVAERAYRNQQQKVEEHQPVIADDPSVHEAIQTHRRKSKELMDAYDEGRLPQEIAFPRSQEHSRLADKLEAELNALIAAQSAPPSPLRRSSDALEALLDMQGQFLRVTPTPTSSAGSNFGEAEAEESGNAWASGTERQRSDGRVQELPFAATDEETAELNRLLRGELQWVGIRKGKAGRQSAEQFASRVDPLWR
- a CDS encoding DUF2510 domain-containing protein, which produces MTLPAAGWFPDPQDTARLRWWDGHAWGEATRVLPREAPDPVVPVLAAMPAGPAFSVEASARVVEAHSWAYGSSDRRVCLFAVLAVVAAIVSLVVNPWGLASLLGIAAGLVALVRPGATGPWRVVGQSIGASALVLAVATGVVVANGHLHLF
- the arfB gene encoding alternative ribosome rescue aminoacyl-tRNA hydrolase ArfB, which encodes MDLEVGPGLTIPESELRWRFSRSSGAGGQHVNTSDSRVQLTWDVAGSSAVTEEQRTRILERTGRRTAAGTITVTVSERRSQLRNREAALDALRELLREALAPPAPARRPTRPTRGSQRRRLAGKQQRSATKQQRRRPSDD
- a CDS encoding site-specific tyrosine recombinase XerD, which produces MPFERAVQDHLRHIAIERGLSPHTLSAYRRDLATFGEWIGTQPVVDSSGADRAGGAGVLEDVGRLARADLAGFVQYLTTRPEGPLAPRSVARMLSSVRSFSAFAAGEGWLPLDPGASVRPPKAPMRLPKAISVHDMERLIGSVVGDDPVQLRDRALLELLYATGARISEAVGLSVDDVTTLADVDEVSDEDTDVSVVRVTGKGNKQRIVPLGSYARAAVDAYLVRARPVFAARGTATPALFLGARGARLSRQSAWLVIQAAAERAELAAHVSPHTFRHSFATHLLEGGADVRVVQELLGHASVATTQIYTLVTADMLRDVYQTAHPRARR